The stretch of DNA CATTGCAAAATTGgattgttattaaaataaaacacctataaatagaatgaaattcaaaacagtgtggctgtggccattgattgacacattaaattcatccattgactgggaaaatttacgtgaacgtttgtctgtagcGACCACTGTtaacgacgtacctacgatagacatttaaactgtggggtcaccaaaggtttcttaacgcctttaattataaaataattcgaaaaattaatcaggaataatctttatgttttgatttatataattggtataaaacaaacatcgtgttatttctgattaatttttcgaattactttattaaggtgtggagaacctttggtgaccccatagtttaagtgtctttcaaaagtacatagtgagcggTGGTcattacatacaaacgttcacctaaattgtcccagtcaatggatgaatttaatgtgtcaatcaatggccacagccacactgttttgaatttcattctaaatgaTATTAAGTTTAGTCTATATAGAATCGACCACACTACTCCATTGCAAATTAATAATGGCATAGGTCACGTGATATATGACTTCCCTCTTCATGCATGAGGCACCATAAGGTGCACGTGAAAAATATTCTTGTGTGTATAAAACCAATTTATTTAGGTGAACCTAGATAAATAACCCTTATGCTAATGATATTTGTTCATTGTGTAACGAGTCCGTTAGTTCCTGGGTTGaggattttgttatttatttgtgaAGAATTTGcttatgaaaatgatattttatctAAAGTCAAAAAAtctacagcccgtaacagagaagtgatcgaattgatgtttctttaccgtcaaaattagctacgttatcgacaaacttaattgagtagtgaccgaactattggtactttaacgttaaaaagatagACAAttctgacaaactttcatgtatcgataatcaagtttaataccgatgatattgaaaataattctaataatatgaaacaaaatatgtccatgcaccatttcgattgggcgaaaagtagtcatttcttctaagtcagaacagaaaaaaagatttatggaagacgtcttgatagtattatttccttcacaattttacccaaaactaaaagaaatatactggtaatcaattaaaaaggtgtttgataggaatgaagtcctttattttttcggactacaatgtgtaccgtatgtgtgatggatttgaattcaatcaataactttgaaatgttttctcatatgtatacacaaaagggaggactggtatttgtacttctgttagaatatatcttcgtccgtttcacatgccaaacttttttctagtacagtttaaacgggaaaattttgttgagaatttttttaatatgacaaaataacgttcaaaactatttcttgcaatggcacacacagagaatatttttttttagtaaaattcagtaaaaagaaatttctccaaaatataccatggccaggacctgacagtttttagcagtgtacaaatgaaaatcgtccggaaaactacgcttgctgtcattttgagggatcatgcaacatttcacctattacccataaacaacataggttctcaattactaaaaaaaagttctaaaagataatttcaaatcagagtaaacatattaacttccttatatccagtcgaatttgtctataggttacacaaagctggttcttaaaacgtttgtatcagagaaaacattttaaaacatgtaggggaaaTGGATTTCCTCaccattcacatataatattccgtatttctgtttttttgttcGATAAtgtaaattatacgacttttttttatgactacgtgaacttgtgccattgatttttgctggtctttaggaagacaTTTACAATTGTGCAGTTAACGGAGGCACTTATACATTAAAGTATTAGCAAATGTTCTACTAGCGTTAAGATTGAATGCTTAAGGTCTTACTACATATGAATGTCTGTTGTGTATCTATATGGTCTAAATGTAAGTAAAATGCGATTAATGTATTATTTATGCTTTCAGAATTATGATGGGATATCTATATAAATGAAGAATTAGTGTTAGTAATGTGTTTGTCGTAAATGAAGTTATGCTGAAATGAAGTTATGCGAAAGTCAACGTTTAGTTTGTAAAGTAGctttaaaatatttaagattATGATATAATGAGGTATATCTAGATTTTTAACATTTGTTCACactgttaatattttaatattctatCCTTTTAGACAGAAGATTTTGTGGCATGTATATGTAAGGACAATTTGAGtcttaaataaagaatttatctaATCTTTTAGACTAATATTTATTCTAACGTTTACCATAACATTCAAAAGATTGTAATTTTTAGTCTGGGCTACTAccacatttgatttttaaacacCAATTAGTcaaaaaataaaagaaggaaATGTAGATTTATTGCCATAATTACAACTCTCCACTCAAAACCATATGACGTAGAAGATTGTAACATTGGAATATTTTGCCAGATATAATGACGAATTTAAGTACGGAATAACTTACTATCGGGATGAATATTGTTACAAAAAAAGAGATCTCATCATTTCCAAAGAAAAGGTGAACTTGAGATGCTATCATAGAAGTGTTCTATTTATCATCGAAACTATAAATATAGCAGAGAAATGTGATAAATAAAAAgccagcaaaaaaaaaattaaataaataaataaaacaacaactaAATACCGAACAAAAcgaatgtattttattttaatttccttAAGTCGACGCCACTGTTGATGTCACCGAGGAGCTGAAAGATGAAAAAGAACTTATATATACCAATACCAAATCTTTATTAAAAACATCTTAAGCACCTTATACTGCAATTTCCtgaatctttttattatatattcatgaaaatcattaaaaaatttaaacttcTGACCGGTAAAAATGGTTAAATTTTAATAGTTGGTGGtttttttcaacaattatatTTGAGTTGATAAGTATGATAAGTACACATTAAGTTAATTTCTGTTTGGAAGTATTTACTTACATTGTGATAGAATGAAAGATTATtaacatttaatgttttattatataaaacatattgcaAGGTTTCAAAGAAGGCAAAAAAATACTCTACTTAAGATTTGTTCCAAAAGGACGAATTTTTCTACATGTCTAATGATAAATTAGTACTAGTAAGATTGAATTTCTTAACCTAAGCATACGGGCCCAGGCATAGAATCTAGTACGCTAGAAGTGCATTTTGCCTATATAAGACATCAGTAGCGCTTTAATCAAGCATCTCACCGTTATCAGACATATGGTcgtttattcttttttcttttaaaataaaaaaaaaataataataaaagaatgTAGAGTTCTGGTAAATCTTTATTTTGactaatataatttcattttgaaatttactTGGTCATTTCAAGACAAAATTTTATGTGTACTGATTGGCCGTGAAATCTTATACAATCAACCAATTAGGTGTATTACAGTTCTTcttattcattttaataaaatagttCCTGCAATTAAACCGTGCCCAgtttcttaaaagagggacgaaagatactaaagagacagtcaaactcataaatctaaaacaaactgacaacgccatgcctaaAAATGATTAAATCTGACGAAAAATATGGTTAATTGGAAACAACCATGGTAAATATATAGTATGACTTACGGACTTTCACaaataaaatttgtcaatttttgacATTCATAATCCACCCAGTGAAAACTTGTGAGACTGAATAGTGCTAAACAATCTTCTTCGTGCCCTTGAAAACTATTTGGTTCACCAGGATACCAGTCGGTATACGTAAGTCTTTTCTGACTAGTTTCCCAAACCCAGACGCCTTCTGTTTGTTCATCATGAGCTCCTAACCAAAAGAATTCCTGAAGTAGAAACACGTGTGATCAGTACATGTAGTAAACTAAAATTCAATATGACTGGAATTCAAACAATAGTTTGAGTGAAATGTGAACTAAAACTATACCTGCTTAGTGGTGGAGAAGTGAATATtctataataataattaatttatttcatCAAAGTGTCggacaataataataataaaacccATACACAGCTTAAATAGGCATATGAGACACTATATTATCATTTGTATGTACAACtacataaattatttataaaaaactaaaatacaaattGGGAAACCaagtaaaatgtcaaaatgttttatattatcaaaattgttaacataaaagaaaacataaacaaataaactttaaaaaaaaaaaccgacacaATTGAGTATGAAGAAAAAAGAGTTTATATGAAAagtttgagaataaaaaaaaaaatgcatctttttttttagatagcctataaattaaaatacaatatggataaaaaaaaaatcataaaaataaaataaaatgcaactTTTACTTATACGGAAGTATACAATCAAGAGTGCAAATTGATTTTCAATGCGCGGCGTCTTCTCGTCATATAAAAAAACTAAGTTAGATAACTTGTATTGTTATTCAGCATTCTGTATTTGAAATACAAATTCATAAACAtcagactttgtaaaaaaaaattatccatgTCCATAGCTCTGTGATCCCAAGTCACTGTAAATGTCACAGGTAATCAAAACGAGTATCTCTTCTTCTATTGCATGATGACAAAATGGACAAATTCTTTCATCTGACGGTATTTGTGAAAAATAGTAAAACAAGTCGTCGTgtgaatattataatgttttatgtcccctttttctaaaactgagAAAATGGCATTTAAAATTGGACAGTCTGATATCCAGTCATATAAAACAAGAGCTATGCAAAAAGTATGCGTAATACTAGTTCCAACACATCTGATTAAATTGTCCTTTTCAGAAATCTGATCAAGTATatattatttcggcaatttcatatttcaagtttGGAGATAGTACATTTTAATCTTGTGATAAGTAAAGTTGAAAGAATAAAAATGGTATTGgacataaaacattataatattattaCTGTGCAATGTATATGccattaaaattgaataaaatcgGCAGTAGAAACAAAGGCCATACACAATCTTGTTGGTTAAAATAGTGTCTTATGTTTTCTTTGAACTATATAGCTATGCCTGCAAGGCAAACTGGACGTATAGTTCTTCTGTCTATGCGTCTGTCCTTGCAAGGTTAAGGTACACGTTGACTTTGTCTTTCTTAATAGAATTTCAATGTTAAAAAACTAGGTTAagtttcaggtttaagtttttgatatAAGAGTTATGATATCATCAAGCAGCTTTGTACATAGATAGCTTATGATGTGGACTGTTTGATGCAAAGTTGATGCTTGGGTCGTAATAAGTCAAGACTTATTGACTTTGTCTTTTGTAATAAAAAGTCAATGCTAAAGACCCAAAGTTAGGGTAAGGCCAGATCAAGTTAATTGATAGATTCTCATCCACCTAAATTGAAAATATTGGGTTGAGTTGGactcttatattttatttttacgtaTTTTTATTACAGATTCCAAAGAACtttgtaaaaatacataaaaaacctAATTGGTTGGAACGGATGGGGATAAGAATGtaaaaattaatttgatatgaTCTTAAGGTTAAGCCTGTAATGGGTCTGTGTCTGAACAAACTGTTAGTCATTTTAAATACAGATCATTGGCGGGCATGTAGTGTCATTGGACATTCTTTTTCTAAAAGGACAGTAATAAAATGACACATAATAATTAGACAATGACTTTAtgaatataaaactaaagaattacAAAAATGGCACCTTAACTCCTTATAGGATGCtgatttataaacaaatcatAATTAGCACATCATCATAACAGTTGGACATTAAGTTCATGACATGATATGAAAGGGATCTGTATATGTTTCAgctaaacaaaatgtatattttttgctATTATTCATTAAAAAGCTGTCACTTGGACCATttgaaaatttctatattttgtcAATAATATTAACAACATGTAAAGACTATATTTATGTATGAAAGTGCCATAAAGTCCTATTAAATTATAATGCCCTCATTTCATACTATCTCCATTGGTAAACTTTTGTCATGTGACCCAGAATCCGTCAATTTCATTGGTTTGTACTTAGATCACTATAATTCTGAATACAACATTGTATTTGGAGATATATCATTTTAATACTACTGTTTTAGGCAAATTTGAAGATAATTAAGCCTGGTTAAATATATAGGGAGATAAAACATTGCAGCACGAAACTATTGACACCCATAACTCATTTCCACTGTAAAATGGACttataacattataatattcacACGACGAAGTATCACACCAACAGTTATAATAGTTTGATAGTAAAATAGATACTCAAATATGTGCATAAATTACCAGAGggccagtcaaactcataaatcgaaaataaattgacaacgctatggctaaaaatgaaaaaaagacaaacagacaaacaacagtacacatgacacaacatagaaaactaaagaataagcaacacgaaccccaccaacaactaggggtgatctcaggtgctccggaagggtaaacagatcctgctctacatgtggcacccgtcgtggtgcttatgtgataacaaatccggtaaataatctaattcggtaggtcacattcaagaaagggaagggaattgtagttacgacgtaaggaacatatccgatatcatttatgaaacggttattccataacggtcaaccaactcgtgatggcgtccaccaaatttacgaagagatgatttcaaccgTTTGGAACTCTTGGAACcaaattatatacacatatttgcAATATAGCAATTatatatagttataaaaaaaaaaagaaatggaataaaacttttaaaattgtatttgaaaatgAGTAATCATCAAACAAAACATCGTTCAGTTGATTTTTCAAATACCCAAATAAAAACCCTTTCGATGCatttatagatagaaataagcaaaaataattaaaaaaaaagaaatacttagATATTGTCTGTTTTTGCAAATTCCTTTTCTATATTAGACTAGTTTGTATAATTTTACTTACAAATTGTGTGATATTTCtctgtaaaaaaatgaaatattaagttACAACGATTTACAAACTGACAAGATGGTAGCCAAATATACATTAACGTGAGAACACTACTTtctgtatacaaataaaaaccaacaatacccccccccccctcaaaaaaagacaaaaaaaaaaaaaccaacaacaaacaaACCCCGACACATATCGATGTTTAGGGATTCATACTGACTCGATATTACTACTTCTATTAATAATAATGGTTAAACTAAATACAATATATACTCATAGTAAAAGGAAATaaactagataataaaaaaacacgATACCCTCACATATTCATATTCGGTAAGCAACTTGAAGTAAAGAACACAGTCGTTTTATGTACGATTGAAAGTTAGTTACCACATGCCAACCAGCTGCTACTTTTTCGAGCTGATCACTTTCCTGTTTGTCGTTTATTTCAGCCAGGTATCCTCCCTTAGATTTACACCACTCCTGAAAGTAGAGTTTCATATATATggatcatatatagatataggaagatgtggtatgagtgccaatgagacaactcttcccaagtaacaatttattaagGTAAACCATCATGTTTGGAAAAGAAAGTTATGAAAGCCTTTAATTATAATGACTAGGTTAATAAACTCAAATAAAGTAATCGATCTTCGATTTTCTATAGGTATAATCTTTGTGAACATCAAAGTAGGTTTGATCATTTTCTTTGATGCATTCGTGAATTTGTATGACTCGTCAACTATACCAGTAATGTAGACTGATTCTGTCGACTTATATTTCTATCTTATATTCTTTTCAATCGTTTTCGTACTCGTTAGCCAGTGTCCCTTTCCTGTGCGATGACACATAAGTTGAAATTTGGCATTAAAGTAACTTTAGTTGAACCGAGTACTGGtacgagaccacaattgtcgtcccttgattttcgttatagtccctagtgttgacagtgggttacttgccatttatttttataccccttccaaatttatttctccatgttgaatgcctcaaattgcaagtaggggggtgaaattacactgtaaaaacaattgggtccagaattttaatggaaagtagtgatttggtccaggtgaaaaaggttggaaaagagcacttcggaagctgtcaaaagatttcaagacgccctaaagacaaaattgtccatatgttgagttagagacgatgaagttttctataattttgatatcatttgtcccaaaagtagtacaacacactgtaaaagtttttttcagaaagcgcaggtgggattttttttaattttcatttatgttctaaaagaaatgcactacgaaataattgtggtctcggacctactCTTAGATCGACACTTTTAGTCTTTTATTATCCGTGTTTATTTCCGAGGTAAACCCTTTGctactatttgttttgtttgttcttaGGTCGTGTTGTAACAGCACTAGCCTAAACCATATGGACATGTAGTCACAAAGTTGTTGTTGGTTGTTACctgcattatttttattttcgttAATGTTTTAGGGTAGTGTGTCTTTTATGAATTCAGTTAAAATCTGGCCGTTGTATTTTTCTCTCTTTTGATTTTTCTCACACTTCGTGACGTCATTCCGTGGCCTTTTATGGCTTACAATAGGTATTGATTTTACTCAATGTTAAAGGTCGTTTTTAGGCACGTTATTGAGCACATTTATGTCATGTTGTCGAATTAGGACACATTCAAACACCGAGCACTATCATATCAGAATGTATAGTAACAGTTATAAATGTGTGAAATACAATAAGACTAAAGTGTCTGAAAAGTGACTGACAGTATTTAATTTACACCAACTACAATGTCTGAACAGTATTGATTTTAACACAAAGAAAATTGACATATTTATTGATTATTGTTAACAATCTCAACGAAATCTATTTTCTCGCTAAAGtcggtacagcgaaagtgagaaaagcaatcgagttgagatgaccaatgataactTGTAACAGCtttattggctttgctcattgttgaaggccatacggtgacctatagttgttaatgtctgtgtcattttggtcttttgtggatagttgtctcactggcaatcattccacatcttcttttttatattatcgctattttgccCATGACGACGTTGATAGATAGATggataaaggcagatgtggtgtgagtgccaatgagacaactctccatccaaataacaatttaaaaaagtaaaccattataggttaaagtacggccttcaacacggagccttggctcacaccgaacaacaagctataagggccccaaaattactagtataaaatcattcaaacgggaaaaccttACATGAGCTCTTACATTGACAATGTGGCTGGCATCGCCCTTGGTTTCTagcgatttttttttgtatcattgtaCTGTGTTGAGTTATATATATTCTCTAATGTTTGCGTTATTTTCGAATTTCTTTATCGGTGTCACAAAAATATTTCTACTCACCAGTGAACAATTTGTTCTCGGCAAGtgattggtcgaaatttaattgtgacgataaattttcttggtttcttcAGAATTTTTATATTGTggcgtcatgaaaaaaggcgaccatgcctgatgacgtcacataaaaagtACATTACTTTCTCCAAATCTTTGAATAGGAATTATTGCAATCACTAGAGGAACAGATTTCAcaactataactcgtgtattacgatatttctcctatctcaacagttaaattttgattatattttaaaaaaagttcgacaagcctcgcgctttaataCCACTTATCTGTAAtcatcaaagtttaaaaaaagaggCATGACGCGCATAGTAGATCATAGTTTGGGATTTGCTTCAAATTGATTAAATTTGATAAGGCTcatcaaatataaagaaaaaatgtatatttctaCCACTACAACAAGTGCGTTGCGATATTTCTCCACCGTAGACAgtgaaatttcaatatttaaagcgCAAGGCTTCCCgaacttttttaataattaaaatgcACTTGTTGAGAGCGGAATACTAGCGTAATACACGagttctcctcactagtgaaaaatctgttctcggcaaatgattggtcgaaTTTTCTGGGTTTCTTCCAAATGTTCCTATCGTTACGTCATGAAAAAAAGCGACTATGCCCgatgacgtcacataaaaagtacacaactttcttcTTTGAAacagaaggataaaaatcattcgagaaacagattccaccgctattactcgtgtattacgatgtttctccactctcgacagttaaatttggattatttaaaaagatcagcaagcctcgcgctttaaatataaaaatttgactgtctcgagtggagaaatatcgtaacacacttgttACAGTTATGAAGTCTATATTTATACTGTTATATTCATGATGTTTATAAAATGATaatgaattataatcctggtacctttgataactatttacagcactgggtcgatgccacggCTAGTGGATGTTTcgcccccgagggtatcaccagcccattaatcagcacttcggtgttgacatgaatatcaattatatagtcatttttatcaatttcctgtttataaaactttgaatttttcgaaaaacttaggattttcgtACCCCatgtatagattaccttagccgtatttggcacaactttttggaattatgggtcctcaatgctcttcaactttgtacttgtttggctttataattattttgatctgagcgtcactaacgagtctttatgtagacgaaacgcgcgtttggcgtaataaactataatcctggtacctttgataaatatttatccTTCCTTATGAAAGATTTGCTGAAAGTTATGTTCTTCACATGTGACGTcttcaggcatggtcgccttttttttcatgacgtcttaataggaaaattcaaaagaaacTTAGAAAATTTGTAGACTTAATTAAATGTCGACCAATCATTTACCGAGAACAGATATCTCAGCAGTGATTAGAAATGTTTTTCTCGCACCGATCAAAAAATAAGAAAAGAGCACAAGAATTAGAGAATGGAAATAGCGATGAAGTGAAACACATAAACGATTATTTGTACAATTCTAATTTATAAAGAAACATGACTCCAATA from Mytilus galloprovincialis chromosome 2, xbMytGall1.hap1.1, whole genome shotgun sequence encodes:
- the LOC143064085 gene encoding perlucin-like produces the protein MEKLCLAIGLVLTLGLIDSLNAACPQGWTNMGGSCYIFNDEKMTWHDAMEWCKSKGGYLAEINDKQESDQLEKVAAGWHVRNITQFEFFWLGAHDEQTEGVWVWETSQKRLTYTDWYPGEPNSFQGHEEDCLALFSLTSFHWVDYECQKLTNFICESPSSVTSTVAST